Proteins encoded in a region of the Pseudomonas denitrificans (nom. rej.) genome:
- a CDS encoding LysR substrate-binding domain-containing protein, whose protein sequence is MDKLLRVPSLQALQALVQVADSGSFTAAAKQLHLTQSAISRQVQQLEEYYRVPLFDRTSRKVALTDAGREVHAVAEGMLQQLLRLEERLAPASAERPFRIRIFVSLAVRWLLPRLSSFYSRHPELCLSIETVGGEVVDDGGDCDAYVLYLPSGSDPQGRTLMPLYDEYLIPVCAPRLDDGQAPPRSLEELARHPLIHASSGGLEWPQWLRAQAAPPPTSFKHMLFNLDDLALDAATRGLGVAMTDRLLAHDALQRGDLIVPFGEALKTGGRYALWLRDSGAAHPACQPVLDWFEEQRNQLED, encoded by the coding sequence ATGGACAAACTGCTTCGCGTTCCCTCTCTGCAGGCCCTGCAGGCGCTGGTACAGGTCGCCGACTCCGGCAGCTTCACGGCCGCCGCGAAACAGCTGCACCTGACCCAGAGCGCCATCAGCCGACAGGTGCAGCAACTGGAGGAGTACTACCGCGTGCCGCTGTTCGATCGCACCAGCCGCAAGGTGGCGCTGACCGACGCCGGCCGCGAGGTGCACGCGGTGGCCGAAGGCATGCTCCAGCAATTGCTGCGCCTGGAGGAGCGCCTCGCCCCTGCCTCGGCGGAGCGGCCCTTCCGCATCCGCATCTTCGTTTCGCTGGCGGTACGCTGGCTGCTGCCGCGCCTGAGCTCCTTCTACTCGCGGCACCCGGAGCTGTGCCTGTCCATCGAGACGGTGGGCGGCGAAGTGGTGGACGACGGCGGCGACTGCGACGCCTACGTGCTCTACCTGCCCAGCGGCAGCGACCCGCAGGGCCGCACGCTGATGCCGCTGTACGACGAATACCTGATCCCGGTCTGCGCCCCACGCCTGGATGACGGCCAGGCGCCGCCGCGCTCGCTGGAAGAGCTGGCGCGCCACCCGCTGATCCACGCCTCCAGCGGCGGCCTGGAATGGCCGCAGTGGCTGCGTGCCCAGGCCGCACCGCCACCCACGTCGTTCAAGCACATGCTGTTCAACCTCGACGACCTCGCGCTGGACGCCGCCACCCGCGGACTGGGCGTAGCCATGACCGACCGCCTGCTGGCCCACGACGCCCTGCAGCGCGGCGACCTCATCGTGCCCTTCGGCGAGGCGCTGAAAACCGGCGGCCGCTATGCCCTCTGGCTGCGCGACAGCGGCGCCGCGCACCCGGCCTGCCAGCCGGTGCTCGACTGGTTCGAGGAGCAGCGCAATCAACTGGAAGATTGA
- a CDS encoding alpha/beta hydrolase family protein has product MNAVMEHSECAIEVSPASLLARDGFRLAAYRYKAAGQARGNLLVAGATGVSQRFYRRFAEFAAGQGFNVLTLDYRGIGESKPGSLKGFDMSYLDWAYLDLAAAVELLDEDGLPIYWVGHSFGGHAIGLLPNHRKLVAAYTFGSGAGWAGWMSRTEALKVRLLWRFVLPAIVRWKGYMAWSVLGMGDDLPLGVYQDWKRWCAYPHYYFDAPDMQHLAEQYAQVRTPCVFATAVDDPWAPPLSRNAFVKAYRNAPILRRDIEPTAELPVIGHMGYFRAGAQSLWGEVLHWLAAQPAGAQARCGALP; this is encoded by the coding sequence ATGAATGCAGTAATGGAACACTCGGAGTGCGCCATCGAAGTGTCCCCGGCCAGCCTGCTGGCGAGGGATGGCTTCAGGCTCGCGGCGTATCGATACAAGGCCGCGGGCCAGGCCAGGGGCAACCTGCTCGTGGCCGGCGCGACGGGGGTGTCGCAACGTTTCTACCGTCGCTTCGCCGAATTCGCCGCCGGTCAGGGCTTCAACGTCCTGACGCTGGATTATCGTGGTATCGGGGAGTCGAAGCCGGGGTCGCTCAAGGGTTTTGACATGTCCTATCTCGACTGGGCCTACCTCGATCTGGCGGCGGCGGTCGAGCTGCTGGACGAGGATGGCCTGCCGATCTACTGGGTCGGGCATTCCTTTGGCGGGCACGCCATCGGCTTGCTGCCCAATCACCGGAAGCTGGTGGCTGCCTACACATTCGGCAGCGGCGCCGGCTGGGCCGGCTGGATGAGCCGGACGGAGGCGCTGAAGGTGCGGCTGCTGTGGCGCTTCGTGCTGCCCGCCATCGTCCGCTGGAAGGGCTACATGGCCTGGAGCGTGCTTGGCATGGGCGATGATCTGCCCCTGGGCGTGTACCAGGACTGGAAGCGCTGGTGCGCCTACCCGCACTACTACTTCGACGCACCGGACATGCAGCACCTGGCCGAGCAGTACGCGCAGGTCCGCACGCCCTGTGTTTTCGCCACGGCGGTCGACGATCCCTGGGCGCCACCGCTCTCGCGCAACGCCTTCGTGAAGGCCTATCGCAATGCGCCGATCCTGCGGCGTGACATCGAGCCCACGGCCGAACTTCCGGTGATCGGGCACATGGGGTACTTCCGCGCGGGGGCGCAATCGCTGTGGGGCGAAGTGCTGCATTGGCTGGCCGCCCAGCCCGCGGGGGCGCAGGCCCGATGCGGAGCGTTGCCATGA
- a CDS encoding crotonase/enoyl-CoA hydratase family protein, which translates to MSEANSGAGRVTREQRGAIFLIGLDRAGKRNAFDSAMLEDLALAIGEYERNDELRCAVIFAHGENFTAGLDLLELTPKLVSGGFKYSDLGIDPWGVSRPRRTKPMVLAVQGTCWTAGIELILNADIAVIASNARFAHLEVLRGIPPSGGSTVRFTQAAGWADAMRYMLTGEEFSAEDALRMRLVNEVVEPGQELPRALEYAERIAKAAPLAIKATLRSAFQARDEGHDAALSQLNELLFTLIRTDDVREGVMAMMQKREPQFQGR; encoded by the coding sequence ATGAGCGAAGCGAACAGTGGGGCGGGGCGCGTAACCCGCGAGCAGAGAGGGGCGATCTTTCTCATCGGCCTGGACCGGGCAGGCAAGCGCAATGCCTTCGACAGCGCGATGCTGGAGGACCTTGCACTGGCTATCGGCGAGTACGAACGCAACGACGAGCTGCGCTGTGCCGTGATCTTTGCCCACGGCGAGAATTTCACCGCCGGGCTCGATCTGCTGGAACTCACCCCGAAACTGGTCTCCGGCGGTTTCAAGTATTCCGATCTAGGCATCGATCCCTGGGGCGTTTCCCGGCCGCGTCGCACCAAGCCGATGGTGCTGGCGGTGCAGGGCACCTGCTGGACCGCCGGCATCGAGTTGATCCTCAACGCCGACATCGCGGTGATCGCCAGCAATGCGCGCTTTGCTCATCTGGAAGTATTGCGCGGCATTCCACCGTCCGGCGGTTCCACCGTGCGCTTCACCCAGGCAGCCGGGTGGGCGGATGCCATGCGCTACATGCTGACCGGTGAAGAGTTCTCTGCCGAGGATGCGCTGCGCATGCGCCTGGTGAACGAAGTAGTGGAGCCAGGCCAGGAGCTGCCGCGGGCCCTGGAGTACGCGGAGCGCATCGCCAAGGCGGCGCCGCTGGCGATCAAGGCCACCTTGCGCTCGGCATTCCAGGCCCGTGACGAAGGTCATGATGCCGCGCTCTCCCAGCTCAACGAACTGCTGTTCACCCTCATCCGCACGGACGACGTTCGCGAGGGCGTGATGGCCATGATGCAGAAGCGCGAACCGCAGTTCCAGGGACGCTGA
- a CDS encoding TetR/AcrR family transcriptional regulator, whose translation MRPPKISRDELLQRCASTFKRYGYNGTTMDMLSSACGLTKASFYHHYPNKESLLRDVLETTHEKLKESLFAVAYDDSKAPAERLSTLGRKAQKLFQDDTIGCLMGVVAVDASYSNADLMQPIRAFMDDWALAFTHILSPAYGREAARALGRQLVADYEGAILLARIYQDPRMIEAVTARTLEALEARG comes from the coding sequence GTGCGCCCGCCGAAGATCAGTCGAGATGAGCTGCTGCAACGATGCGCCAGTACCTTCAAGCGCTACGGCTACAACGGGACGACCATGGACATGCTGTCCAGTGCCTGCGGGCTGACCAAGGCCTCGTTCTACCACCACTACCCGAACAAGGAATCGCTGTTGCGGGATGTGCTTGAGACCACCCATGAGAAGCTCAAGGAATCCCTGTTCGCCGTCGCCTACGACGACAGCAAGGCCCCCGCCGAGCGCCTGTCGACGCTGGGGCGCAAGGCGCAGAAACTGTTCCAGGACGACACCATCGGCTGCCTGATGGGCGTGGTCGCGGTCGACGCCAGCTACAGCAATGCCGACCTCATGCAGCCGATCCGCGCCTTCATGGACGACTGGGCTCTCGCCTTCACCCACATACTCAGCCCCGCATATGGCAGGGAGGCTGCCCGTGCCCTGGGCAGACAGCTGGTGGCCGACTACGAAGGCGCCATCCTGCTGGCGCGGATCTACCAAGACCCGAGGATGATCGAGGCCGTTACTGCGCGAACGCTGGAGGCGCTCGAAGCCAGGGGCTGA
- a CDS encoding M14 family metallopeptidase has product MNASSYFSQSYAQARNKFLDACAAAGLLVESHVHPLTGRDGETLAVDIAREGPLDAKRLLIISSGCHGVEGFCGSGVQSALLADAAWREHARRNDCAVLYLHAANPHGFSWWRRWTQENVDLNRNFRDFTQAAPQNPGYAQLDPVLAPRRWPSTLGRLRLLGYALRHGRWELQKAISSGQASHPDGLFFSGTQPTWSNRTVREVLRQHGRQCREMAWIDVHTGLGPSGYGEYIYSGDPRPEALVRARAWWGDEVRSTEEGNSVSVKLSGKLVHAAFEECPQALLISMSLEFGTVPGPQVLEALRADQWLHRTPDAPAAKVRRIKQQLRDAFYIDTDEWKQAVLTRARDAAWRAVEGLRREIPAELRGGHCR; this is encoded by the coding sequence ATGAATGCATCGTCGTATTTCTCCCAGAGCTACGCCCAGGCGCGCAACAAGTTCCTCGACGCCTGCGCGGCCGCCGGCCTGCTGGTGGAGTCCCACGTCCACCCGCTCACCGGGCGCGACGGCGAGACACTGGCGGTGGACATCGCCCGTGAAGGACCGCTGGATGCCAAGCGCCTGCTGATCATCAGCAGCGGTTGCCACGGCGTCGAAGGCTTCTGCGGCTCGGGCGTGCAGAGCGCCCTGCTCGCCGATGCGGCATGGCGCGAGCACGCGCGCCGCAACGACTGCGCGGTGCTCTACCTGCATGCCGCCAACCCCCACGGGTTTTCATGGTGGCGCCGCTGGACTCAGGAGAACGTCGACCTCAACCGCAACTTCCGCGACTTTACCCAGGCAGCACCACAGAACCCCGGCTACGCGCAGCTTGACCCGGTACTTGCGCCCCGGCGCTGGCCCAGCACGCTGGGGCGCCTGCGGTTGCTCGGCTATGCGTTGCGCCATGGTCGCTGGGAGTTGCAGAAGGCGATCTCCTCCGGCCAGGCCAGCCATCCCGATGGGCTGTTCTTCTCCGGCACCCAGCCGACCTGGAGCAACCGTACCGTGCGCGAGGTGCTGCGCCAGCATGGCCGGCAATGCCGCGAGATGGCCTGGATCGACGTGCACACCGGCCTCGGCCCGAGCGGCTACGGCGAGTACATCTACTCGGGCGACCCGCGCCCGGAAGCGCTGGTCCGCGCCCGCGCCTGGTGGGGCGATGAAGTACGCTCGACGGAGGAGGGCAACAGCGTCTCGGTGAAGCTCAGCGGCAAGCTGGTGCATGCGGCGTTCGAGGAATGCCCGCAGGCGCTGCTGATTTCCATGAGCCTGGAGTTCGGCACCGTGCCCGGCCCGCAGGTCCTCGAAGCGCTGCGCGCGGACCAGTGGCTGCACCGCACGCCCGATGCGCCGGCGGCCAAGGTGCGGCGGATCAAGCAGCAGCTGCGCGATGCCTTCTACATCGACACGGACGAGTGGAAACAGGCGGTACTGACTCGCGCGCGGGACGCAGCCTGGCGCGCGGTGGAGGGGTTGCGCCGGGAGATTCCGGCGGAGTTGCGTGGAGGTCATTGCCGCTGA
- a CDS encoding LysR family transcriptional regulator: MKLHQLRALRTIAESGSIQEASRLLDVTQPSLSKAVKELEGELGVPLLVRSNRGVTVTPYGERLVSMARLVTEEVRRARDEIDTLKGEMAGRVAIGVSPVTPNRAFANCFRRYRELYPNVQLQIFELRSVQLFEGLKEGRLDLVLTTQPEAEAGDGQVWRELAPQPSALAVRKGHPLAGVQSLHELLDLEWLLSDPLEVALAGQFFREREVAPPKRITECSSSLLYLELAASTDAVSFWSQRMLGLPMVAQVLEPLQIAEATPVASISLVTRPQELMTREALLLAEEMIAAFRAEQA, translated from the coding sequence ATGAAACTGCATCAATTGCGCGCCCTGCGCACCATCGCCGAGAGCGGCAGCATCCAGGAAGCCTCGCGGCTGCTTGACGTCACCCAGCCGTCGCTGTCCAAGGCGGTGAAAGAGCTGGAAGGTGAGCTGGGCGTGCCGCTGCTGGTCCGCTCCAATCGTGGGGTGACGGTCACGCCTTATGGCGAGCGGCTGGTGAGCATGGCCCGGCTGGTCACCGAGGAAGTGCGCCGCGCGCGGGACGAGATCGATACCCTGAAGGGCGAGATGGCCGGCCGCGTGGCCATCGGCGTGTCGCCGGTGACGCCCAATCGCGCCTTCGCCAACTGCTTCCGGCGCTACCGCGAGCTGTACCCCAACGTGCAGCTGCAGATCTTCGAGCTGCGTTCGGTGCAGCTGTTCGAAGGGCTGAAGGAAGGCCGGCTGGACCTGGTGCTGACCACCCAGCCGGAGGCGGAAGCTGGCGACGGGCAGGTCTGGCGCGAGCTGGCACCGCAGCCCTCGGCACTGGCCGTGCGCAAGGGGCACCCGCTGGCGGGGGTGCAATCGCTGCACGAGCTGCTGGACCTCGAATGGCTGCTTTCCGACCCGCTGGAAGTGGCCCTGGCCGGGCAGTTCTTCCGTGAGCGCGAGGTAGCGCCACCCAAGCGCATCACCGAATGCTCCTCGTCGCTGCTCTACCTGGAGCTGGCGGCCAGCACCGATGCGGTGAGCTTCTGGTCGCAGCGCATGCTCGGCCTGCCGATGGTGGCCCAGGTGCTGGAGCCCTTGCAGATCGCCGAGGCCACGCCAGTGGCGAGCATCTCTCTGGTTACCCGGCCGCAGGAGCTGATGACCCGCGAAGCCCTGTTGCTGGCCGAGGAAATGATCGCCGCTTTCCGTGCGGAGCAGGCATAA
- a CDS encoding APC family permease: protein MKKTTSTSATSLPAHQPHEPSARSFRKSLGIPALVLFGLAYMVPLAVFTTYGLVTRMSQGHLPTAYLFTLAAMLLTAYSYGRMVQAHPYSGSVYSYTRKTFGAAFGFLAGWTLLLDYIFLPLLSYLLIGIYMTDYFPSVPLSVWILGSIVLVTLLNLVGIESITRVNWVLIVAQMVFVVVFIALSLSHLGAQAEPVPLVQPFYDEHFSLPLVMSGAAVLCLSFLGFDAVSTMAEETPEPRRQIPAAIMLVTLIGGVLFIVMAYFGQLVFPEWQALTDADSASLDVLRRIGGEWLVTFFTATYVAGCFASAMVSQASVSRVLFAMGRDGALPRVFGKLVTKKRVPATAILLISLLSLIALFVTLDTVANMISFGALFAFSAVNLAVIKHYLVDERLTGKGNYLRYGALPAVGFLSTIWLWSSLSGMSFMIGFAWMCLGLVCLASATRMFQQPLPDLNMAE, encoded by the coding sequence ATGAAAAAAACAACAAGCACGTCCGCTACTTCCTTGCCTGCCCATCAACCTCACGAGCCGTCTGCACGGTCCTTCCGCAAATCGCTGGGCATCCCGGCGCTGGTGCTCTTCGGCCTGGCCTACATGGTGCCGCTGGCGGTGTTCACCACCTATGGCCTGGTCACCCGCATGAGCCAGGGCCACCTGCCGACGGCCTATCTCTTCACGCTCGCCGCGATGCTGCTGACCGCCTACAGCTACGGGCGCATGGTGCAGGCGCACCCTTATTCGGGCTCGGTCTACAGCTACACGCGCAAGACCTTCGGCGCGGCATTCGGCTTTCTCGCCGGGTGGACGCTGCTGCTGGACTACATCTTCCTGCCGCTCTTGAGCTATCTGCTGATCGGCATCTACATGACCGACTATTTCCCCTCGGTGCCGCTGTCGGTATGGATTCTCGGGTCCATCGTCCTGGTGACCCTGCTCAACCTCGTCGGCATCGAATCCATCACCCGCGTCAACTGGGTGCTGATCGTCGCGCAGATGGTCTTCGTGGTGGTCTTCATCGCGTTGTCGCTGAGCCACCTGGGGGCTCAGGCAGAGCCCGTGCCGCTGGTCCAGCCCTTCTATGACGAGCACTTCAGCCTGCCGCTGGTGATGTCCGGCGCGGCGGTGCTGTGCCTGTCGTTCCTCGGCTTCGACGCCGTGTCGACCATGGCCGAGGAGACCCCCGAACCGCGCCGGCAGATTCCCGCGGCGATCATGCTGGTGACCCTGATCGGCGGCGTGCTGTTCATCGTCATGGCCTACTTCGGCCAGCTGGTATTCCCCGAGTGGCAAGCGCTCACCGATGCCGACTCGGCTTCGCTGGACGTGCTGCGCCGCATCGGCGGCGAATGGCTGGTGACCTTCTTCACCGCTACCTATGTGGCCGGCTGCTTTGCCTCGGCGATGGTGTCCCAGGCCAGCGTTTCCCGCGTGCTGTTCGCCATGGGCCGGGACGGTGCGCTGCCCCGCGTGTTCGGCAAGCTGGTGACGAAGAAGCGCGTGCCGGCCACGGCGATCCTGCTGATCAGCCTGCTGTCGCTGATCGCCCTGTTCGTCACCCTGGATACGGTCGCCAACATGATCAGCTTCGGCGCGCTGTTCGCCTTCTCCGCGGTGAACCTGGCCGTGATCAAGCACTATCTGGTCGACGAGCGCCTCACCGGCAAGGGCAACTACCTGCGCTACGGCGCGCTGCCGGCGGTGGGCTTCCTCAGCACCATCTGGCTCTGGTCGAGCCTGTCGGGCATGTCCTTCATGATCGGCTTCGCCTGGATGTGCCTGGGCCTCGTCTGCCTGGCCAGCGCCACGCGGATGTTCCAGCAGCCGCTGCCGGACCTGAACATGGCGGAGTGA
- a CDS encoding alpha/beta fold hydrolase translates to MTDETQGTTRRALMSAGVAAATLAVAVPLLAGQASAAQAPAATGARRKEQGSGYLTLRDGTELFYKDWGSGQPIVFHHGWPLSGDDWDNQMLFFLAKGYRVIAHDRRGHGRSTQTDKGNDMDTYAADLAELAAHLDLKNAVHIGHSTGGGEVARYVARHGAGRIAKAVLIGAVPPIMLQTAKNPGGLPLKVFDGFREALAASRSNFYRDVAAGPFYGFNRPGAKVSEAVIDNWWRQGMNGGAKAHYDCIKAFSETDFTEDLKQIAVPTLVLHGEDDQIVPIDDSARLSIKLLRHGTLKTYPGLPHGMCTTHADTINADLLAFIKG, encoded by the coding sequence ATGACCGACGAGACCCAAGGAACCACCCGCCGCGCCCTGATGAGCGCCGGTGTAGCCGCCGCCACCCTGGCTGTGGCCGTCCCCCTGCTGGCGGGCCAGGCGAGCGCTGCCCAGGCCCCGGCCGCAACGGGTGCGCGCCGCAAGGAGCAAGGGTCGGGCTATCTCACCCTGCGCGACGGCACTGAGCTGTTCTACAAGGATTGGGGCAGCGGGCAGCCCATCGTGTTCCACCACGGCTGGCCACTCTCGGGGGATGACTGGGATAACCAGATGCTGTTCTTCCTCGCCAAGGGCTACCGCGTGATTGCCCATGACCGCCGTGGCCACGGCCGCTCCACGCAGACCGACAAAGGCAACGACATGGACACCTACGCCGCGGACCTGGCGGAATTGGCGGCGCACCTGGACCTGAAGAACGCCGTGCACATCGGCCACTCCACCGGCGGTGGCGAGGTTGCCCGCTACGTCGCGCGCCATGGTGCCGGCCGTATCGCCAAGGCGGTGCTGATCGGCGCGGTGCCGCCGATCATGCTGCAAACCGCGAAGAACCCCGGCGGCCTGCCGCTGAAAGTCTTCGACGGCTTCCGCGAGGCACTCGCCGCCAGCCGTTCGAACTTCTACCGCGACGTCGCGGCGGGCCCCTTCTACGGTTTCAACCGGCCGGGCGCCAAGGTCTCCGAAGCGGTGATCGACAACTGGTGGCGCCAGGGCATGAATGGCGGCGCCAAGGCCCATTACGACTGCATCAAGGCCTTCTCGGAAACCGACTTCACCGAGGACCTCAAGCAGATCGCCGTGCCGACCCTGGTGCTGCATGGTGAAGACGACCAGATCGTCCCCATCGACGACTCCGCGCGCCTTTCGATCAAGCTGCTGCGCCACGGCACCCTGAAGACCTATCCCGGCCTGCCCCACGGCATGTGCACCACCCACGCCGACACCATCAACGCAGACCTGCTGGCCTTCATCAAGGGCTAA
- a CDS encoding SDR family NAD(P)-dependent oxidoreductase, with translation MGKLSNKVALVTGGNSGIGLATAQRFALEGAEVVITGRRRQVVEEAVGLIGENAVGICADASRLEDLDALYRQIGERFGRLDVLVANAGVIRPAPGDQVDEQQFDEQFDINVKGVFYTIQKALPLLRDGGSIVLVSSIAHLKALEAHVVYAATKAAVRSFARSWAAELKGRNIRVNCLSPGPVLTPIIGKMGIGEAQFGEFEKQLAGLIPLGRLGRPEELANAALFLASDDSSFITGVDLCVDGGLSQL, from the coding sequence ATGGGAAAGCTAAGCAACAAGGTCGCCCTGGTCACGGGCGGCAACAGCGGTATCGGCCTGGCCACCGCGCAACGGTTCGCCCTGGAAGGCGCCGAGGTAGTCATCACCGGGCGCCGTCGGCAAGTGGTGGAGGAGGCGGTCGGGCTCATCGGTGAAAACGCCGTGGGCATCTGCGCCGACGCCAGCCGGCTGGAGGACCTGGACGCCCTGTACCGGCAGATCGGCGAACGCTTCGGCCGCCTCGATGTGCTGGTCGCCAACGCTGGCGTCATCCGTCCGGCACCGGGCGATCAGGTCGATGAGCAGCAGTTCGACGAGCAGTTCGATATCAACGTCAAGGGCGTCTTCTACACCATCCAGAAAGCGCTGCCGCTGCTGCGTGACGGAGGCTCCATCGTGCTGGTGTCGTCCATCGCCCACCTGAAGGCGCTGGAGGCCCACGTGGTCTACGCGGCGACCAAGGCGGCGGTGCGCTCCTTTGCCCGCAGCTGGGCGGCGGAACTCAAGGGCCGCAACATCCGCGTCAACTGCCTGAGCCCCGGCCCGGTGCTGACCCCGATCATCGGCAAGATGGGTATCGGCGAAGCGCAATTCGGTGAGTTCGAAAAGCAGCTGGCGGGGTTGATTCCGCTGGGTCGGCTCGGTCGCCCGGAAGAGCTGGCAAACGCTGCGCTGTTCCTCGCTTCGGACGACAGCAGCTTCATCACCGGCGTCGACCTGTGCGTCGATGGCGGGCTGTCGCAGCTCTGA
- a CDS encoding MerR family transcriptional regulator — MQIGELALRAGVSTRALRHYESKQLIESSRLNNGYRDYAASMVQRVLWVRELLECGFSTRQIHGLLQYLEEEEDSEGFLACLQQHLEKLVALDALQAQLAERRERLAEKIERYLPLQDGLLRAPDLRPPERADSQATLER, encoded by the coding sequence ATGCAAATCGGAGAGCTGGCCTTGCGCGCCGGCGTCAGTACACGCGCGCTTCGCCACTACGAGTCGAAGCAGCTGATCGAGTCGTCGCGGCTGAACAATGGCTATCGCGACTACGCCGCGTCCATGGTGCAACGCGTGCTCTGGGTGCGCGAGCTGCTCGAGTGCGGCTTCAGCACCCGGCAGATCCATGGCTTGCTGCAGTACCTGGAGGAGGAAGAGGACAGCGAAGGCTTCCTCGCCTGCCTGCAGCAGCACCTGGAAAAGCTGGTGGCCCTGGATGCACTCCAGGCTCAGCTGGCCGAGCGCCGCGAACGTCTGGCAGAGAAGATCGAGCGCTATCTGCCGCTGCAGGACGGCCTGCTGCGCGCTCCCGATCTGCGACCTCCTGAACGAGCCGATTCACAAGCCACGTTGGAGAGATGA